A region of Actinobacillus porcitonsillarum DNA encodes the following proteins:
- the nrfF gene encoding heme lyase NrfEFG subunit NrfF, whose amino-acid sequence MKFWQKILFFLPLVFNVAQAEMVDTFQFHNEADRIRAVNLAKSLRCPQCQNQNLVESNATTAYKLRLEVYEMVNQGKSDQEIIDTMTQRFGHFVNYQPPFNPQTWLLWGFPIGLLVVLFWTILWRTYHKKHDQQAGKNENT is encoded by the coding sequence ATGAAATTTTGGCAAAAAATACTCTTTTTTCTACCGCTTGTTTTTAATGTAGCGCAAGCCGAAATGGTAGATACTTTCCAATTTCATAATGAAGCCGATCGTATTCGTGCGGTGAATTTAGCCAAATCTTTACGTTGCCCACAATGCCAAAATCAAAACCTCGTGGAGTCTAATGCAACCACGGCTTATAAGCTACGTTTAGAAGTGTATGAAATGGTTAATCAAGGGAAATCAGACCAAGAAATCATTGATACAATGACACAGCGTTTTGGGCATTTTGTGAATTATCAACCGCCGTTTAATCCACAAACGTGGCTATTGTGGGGATTTCCGATAGGATTATTGGTGGTGCTTTTTTGGACGATTTTATGGCGAACCTATCATAAAAAACATGACCAACAGGCTGGGAAAAATGAAAACACGTGA
- the mutT gene encoding 8-oxo-dGTP diphosphatase MutT: protein MSKPIVQVAAGIIRNEFGQIYLTQRLEGQDFAQALEFPGGKVDPGETPEEAVARELEEEIGIQVLSAFPYEHFSFEYPTKVIEFFFYLIEEWVGEPFGREGQEGFWIAQSELDEGQFPPANERLIGKLKAEVANEREPKF from the coding sequence ATGTCTAAACCCATTGTTCAAGTTGCAGCAGGGATTATTCGCAATGAATTTGGGCAAATTTATCTCACACAACGCTTAGAAGGGCAAGATTTTGCTCAAGCATTGGAATTCCCTGGTGGTAAGGTCGATCCAGGTGAGACACCAGAAGAAGCGGTCGCAAGAGAATTAGAAGAAGAAATTGGCATTCAAGTATTAAGCGCCTTCCCTTATGAACATTTTAGTTTTGAGTATCCGACAAAAGTGATCGAATTTTTCTTTTATCTGATTGAAGAATGGGTTGGCGAACCTTTTGGACGAGAAGGGCAAGAAGGTTTTTGGATTGCACAATCAGAATTGGATGAAGGGCAGTTCCCACCCGCAAATGAACGTCTTATTGGTAAATTAAAAGCTGAAGTGGCGAACGAAAGAGAGCCAAAATTTTAG
- a CDS encoding glycosyltransferase family 9 protein yields MNTAEQTLEQRFQQLMQWRNEADSPAKMWTLLKQFDRFLIDYPEHIAAIHNRSDLLKHLGLYELALKEEERCLALVPDFAMGWCNKAFILNALGRYPEGWAAYEWRFKTDVATFQDPGWPIPRWTGEEIGQARLLIYAEQGLGDNIQFVRYAIEAKKRGLNVVVVNHQPLEELLNANLARYGVESAANGSSISNLSYYVSMMSLPHYFGTTLENIPSPEAYLQALPNDLAKWQRKITACKRPKIGVVWSGSVKHDRDHIRSLSFERFAQLFQLEAEFHCLQKVVTEQDLNQAQRYGSLYFWHNELHDFSDTAALIAQMDLVISVDTSVAHLAAAMGKPTWIMLSYHPDFRWLLDRNESPWYNSVKLFRQNESQTWDNVISTIYQQLNQYIQEAQYV; encoded by the coding sequence ATGAATACAGCAGAACAAACATTAGAACAACGATTTCAGCAACTTATGCAATGGCGAAATGAAGCAGATTCGCCTGCGAAAATGTGGACATTGCTCAAACAATTTGACCGCTTTTTGATTGATTATCCGGAACATATTGCCGCAATACATAATCGTTCAGATTTACTTAAACATCTCGGATTATATGAGCTTGCTTTAAAGGAAGAAGAACGTTGCTTAGCGCTTGTACCTGATTTTGCAATGGGGTGGTGTAATAAAGCATTTATTTTGAATGCATTAGGACGCTACCCAGAGGGGTGGGCAGCCTATGAATGGCGCTTTAAAACAGATGTTGCTACTTTCCAAGATCCAGGTTGGCCGATTCCTCGTTGGACTGGGGAAGAGATAGGGCAAGCTCGTTTACTCATTTATGCAGAACAAGGTTTGGGCGACAATATTCAATTTGTTCGTTACGCTATTGAAGCAAAAAAACGAGGTTTGAATGTGGTTGTGGTTAATCATCAACCATTGGAAGAACTCCTAAACGCTAATTTAGCCCGTTATGGCGTGGAAAGTGCCGCAAATGGCAGTAGCATTAGTAATCTTAGCTATTATGTTTCAATGATGAGCTTACCGCATTACTTTGGCACAACATTAGAAAACATTCCGTCTCCTGAGGCTTATTTACAAGCTCTTCCTAATGATTTAGCAAAATGGCAGAGGAAAATAACCGCTTGTAAACGCCCTAAAATTGGCGTAGTGTGGTCTGGTTCAGTAAAGCATGATCGCGATCATATTCGTAGCCTTTCATTTGAACGTTTTGCCCAATTATTTCAACTTGAGGCAGAGTTTCATTGTTTGCAAAAGGTGGTAACTGAGCAAGATCTTAATCAAGCGCAGCGTTACGGTTCCCTTTATTTTTGGCATAACGAGTTACATGATTTTTCTGATACTGCTGCGTTAATTGCACAAATGGATTTGGTCATTAGTGTTGATACCTCTGTTGCGCATTTGGCCGCAGCAATGGGAAAACCAACGTGGATTATGCTGAGTTACCACCCTGATTTTCGTTGGCTACTTGATCGAAACGAAAGTCCTTGGTATAACAGTGTAAAACTCTTTCGACAAAATGAAAGTCAAACCTGGGATAATGTTATCTCAACGATTTACCAACAACTTAACCAATATATACAGGAAGCACAATATGTCTAA
- the secA gene encoding preprotein translocase subunit SecA translates to MISKILTAIFGSSNDRTLKRLRKTVNKINKLEPEFEKLTDTELQGKTAEFKQRLANGETLAAMLPEAFATVREASKRVMGMRHFDVQLIGGMVLTERNIAEMRTGEGKTLTATLPCYLNALTGKGVHVVTVNDYLARRDAETNRPLFEFLGLTVGVNVPGMAPEEKRVAYRADITYSTNSELGFDYLRDNLAHDKNDRFQRELHYALVDEVDSILIDEARTPLIISGPSEDATQIYQAIDQVIPHLVFQEKEDSEEYTGEGDYTLDLKNKQAHLTERGMVKVEKILTQMGLMQEGESLYQPARISLLHHTYAALRAHKLFEKNVDYIIQNGEIVIIDEHTGRTMAGRRWSDGLHQAIEAKEGVNIQGENQTVASITYQNYFRLYEKLAGMTGTADTEAFEFQQIYGLNTVVIPTNKPVLRKDHTDLMFKSEPEKFAAIIKDIRECIERNQPVLVGTASVEKSELLSEELTKAGIAHNVLNAKFHAQEAEIVADAGLPGAVTIATNMAGRGTDIVLGGNWKAEIAKLENPTEEQIEAIKAAWKERYDIVMAAGGLHIIGTERHESRRIDNQLRGRSGRQGDPGSSRFYLSLDDALMRIYLNEGKLNMMRKAFTEEGEAMESKLLTKVIASAQAKVEAHNFDGRKHLLQYDDVANEQRKVIYEQRNYLLETDDVSPMINTIRDDVFNSVIDQYIPPQSIEEMWDIEGLEQRLERQFGMKLPVKHWLEEENDLHEETLRERIINLAKEEYQAKEAIVGTEVMRNFEKGIVLQTLDELWKEHLSAMDYLRKGIHLRSYGQKDPKNEYKKESFAMFTEMLDHLKMNVISVLSRIQVRSQEEVEEAQRQQAEAAQAEASHYETSAEEEQLENLTEEQLANLNIGRNDPCPCGSGKKYKHCHGSKAKYA, encoded by the coding sequence ATGATTTCAAAAATTTTAACCGCTATTTTCGGCTCAAGTAATGATCGCACATTAAAACGTTTAAGAAAAACAGTTAATAAAATCAATAAATTAGAACCGGAATTTGAAAAATTAACGGATACAGAATTACAAGGCAAAACCGCTGAATTTAAACAACGTTTAGCGAATGGCGAAACGCTTGCGGCGATGTTACCGGAAGCATTTGCTACCGTTCGTGAAGCAAGTAAGCGTGTTATGGGTATGCGCCATTTTGATGTGCAGTTAATTGGTGGTATGGTTTTAACAGAACGTAACATCGCAGAAATGCGTACAGGGGAAGGTAAAACTTTAACTGCAACATTACCGTGCTATTTAAATGCTTTAACGGGTAAAGGTGTGCATGTCGTTACTGTAAACGATTATCTTGCTCGCCGTGATGCTGAAACTAACCGTCCACTCTTTGAGTTTTTAGGTTTAACGGTTGGCGTAAACGTACCGGGTATGGCACCTGAAGAGAAACGTGTAGCATACCGTGCGGATATTACCTACTCAACAAACAGCGAATTAGGCTTCGATTATTTACGTGATAACCTTGCACACGATAAAAATGACCGCTTCCAACGTGAGTTACATTATGCCTTAGTGGATGAAGTGGACTCTATCTTAATTGACGAAGCCCGTACACCGTTGATTATTTCAGGTCCTTCAGAAGATGCGACACAAATTTATCAAGCGATTGATCAGGTTATTCCACATTTAGTTTTCCAAGAAAAAGAAGACAGTGAAGAATATACTGGCGAAGGCGACTACACCCTTGATCTTAAAAACAAACAAGCGCATTTAACCGAGCGTGGTATGGTTAAGGTTGAAAAAATCTTAACTCAAATGGGTTTAATGCAGGAAGGGGAGAGTTTATATCAACCTGCACGTATTTCATTATTACACCACACTTACGCAGCACTTCGTGCACATAAATTATTTGAGAAAAATGTTGATTACATTATTCAAAATGGCGAAATCGTAATTATTGACGAACATACCGGTCGTACCATGGCAGGGCGCCGTTGGTCTGATGGTTTACATCAAGCCATTGAAGCAAAAGAAGGTGTGAACATTCAAGGCGAAAACCAAACAGTGGCTTCAATCACTTACCAAAACTATTTCCGTCTTTATGAAAAATTAGCAGGTATGACGGGAACAGCAGATACGGAAGCCTTTGAATTCCAACAAATTTATGGTTTAAATACGGTGGTTATTCCAACGAACAAACCCGTGTTACGTAAAGATCATACTGATTTAATGTTTAAGAGCGAGCCGGAAAAATTTGCCGCTATCATTAAAGATATTCGCGAATGTATTGAGCGTAATCAGCCTGTACTCGTGGGTACGGCATCGGTGGAAAAATCAGAGCTACTTTCTGAAGAATTAACCAAAGCAGGTATTGCTCATAACGTATTAAATGCGAAATTCCACGCTCAAGAAGCTGAAATTGTTGCCGATGCAGGCTTACCGGGAGCGGTAACTATCGCCACCAATATGGCTGGTCGTGGTACGGATATTGTCTTAGGTGGTAACTGGAAAGCCGAAATTGCGAAACTTGAGAACCCAACTGAAGAGCAAATTGAAGCGATTAAAGCAGCTTGGAAAGAACGTTACGATATCGTAATGGCTGCCGGCGGTTTACATATTATCGGTACAGAACGCCATGAATCTCGCCGTATCGACAACCAGTTACGTGGTCGTTCAGGCCGTCAAGGCGACCCAGGTTCATCACGTTTCTACCTCTCACTTGATGATGCGTTAATGCGTATTTACCTCAACGAAGGTAAGCTCAATATGATGCGTAAAGCCTTTACAGAAGAAGGCGAAGCGATGGAGTCAAAATTATTAACGAAAGTGATTGCATCTGCACAAGCGAAAGTAGAAGCGCACAACTTTGATGGTCGTAAACATCTTCTTCAATACGATGATGTGGCTAATGAACAGCGTAAAGTTATTTACGAGCAACGTAACTACTTACTTGAAACAGATGATGTTTCGCCAATGATCAACACGATTCGTGATGATGTATTTAACAGCGTGATTGACCAATATATTCCACCGCAATCTATTGAAGAGATGTGGGATATTGAAGGTTTAGAGCAACGCTTAGAACGCCAATTTGGCATGAAATTACCGGTTAAACATTGGTTAGAAGAAGAAAATGATCTTCACGAAGAAACATTACGTGAACGTATTATTAATCTTGCGAAAGAAGAATACCAAGCGAAAGAAGCGATTGTTGGCACAGAAGTGATGCGTAATTTTGAAAAAGGCATCGTATTACAAACCCTTGATGAGCTTTGGAAAGAACATCTTTCAGCGATGGATTACTTACGTAAAGGGATTCATTTACGCAGTTATGGTCAAAAAGATCCGAAAAATGAATATAAGAAAGAATCTTTCGCAATGTTCACTGAAATGTTGGATCACTTAAAAATGAACGTTATTAGTGTTTTAAGTCGTATCCAAGTACGTAGTCAGGAAGAAGTGGAAGAAGCTCAGCGTCAACAAGCAGAAGCAGCACAGGCAGAGGCTTCTCACTATGAAACTTCTGCTGAAGAAGAGCAGTTAGAAAACTTAACAGAAGAGCAATTGGCAAATTTAAATATCGGTCGTAATGATCCTTGCCCTTGTGGTTCTGGTAAGAAATATAAACACTGCCATGGCAGCAAAGCGAAATATGCGTAA
- the secM gene encoding secA translation cis-regulator SecM encodes MYLFKHFHRKPFLSQFFLGILAIFALPEIQAQTVECEPTVINQSLVAYSVKECEQEQHIFFLSELKQESPVLVQQAVVFTEFFAKSYYFDGNPNQPIRAGPVFS; translated from the coding sequence ATGTATTTATTTAAACACTTTCATCGTAAACCATTTTTATCGCAATTTTTCCTCGGAATACTTGCGATTTTTGCGTTACCTGAAATTCAGGCGCAAACGGTGGAATGTGAACCAACCGTTATCAATCAATCTCTTGTGGCTTATTCTGTTAAAGAATGCGAGCAAGAACAGCATATCTTTTTTCTTTCCGAACTTAAGCAAGAATCTCCTGTATTAGTACAACAAGCGGTTGTTTTTACAGAATTTTTTGCAAAATCTTATTATTTTGACGGCAATCCTAATCAGCCTATTCGTGCCGGTCCGGTGTTTTCTTAA
- the cueR gene encoding Cu(I)-responsive transcriptional regulator encodes MNISQAAKQTGLSAKQIRDYEKAGLLPEAHRSEAGYRIYSERDLAQLRFIYNARKVGFSLAQIMVLLALNDNPSRTSREVKQITEQHIVELEQKIQDLQNMLSLLKSWSKSCCGNDSPDCSILKGLTK; translated from the coding sequence ATGAATATTAGTCAAGCTGCGAAACAAACAGGGCTTTCAGCCAAGCAAATTCGAGATTATGAAAAAGCAGGTTTATTGCCTGAAGCACACCGTTCAGAGGCAGGGTATCGTATTTATTCGGAGAGAGATTTAGCACAGCTGCGCTTTATTTATAATGCACGTAAAGTCGGCTTTTCTTTGGCACAAATTATGGTCTTATTAGCTTTAAATGATAATCCAAGCCGAACAAGTCGTGAAGTGAAACAGATCACTGAACAGCATATTGTGGAGTTGGAACAAAAAATTCAAGATTTGCAGAATATGCTTTCTTTGCTGAAAAGCTGGAGTAAAAGTTGTTGTGGCAATGATAGCCCAGATTGCTCTATCTTAAAGGGATTGACAAAATAA
- a CDS encoding heavy-metal-associated domain-containing protein, with protein sequence MAITLKLDSLHCGNCVKSVEKALSAVEGVEKVNVTLEPQQAIIEGNVSAQTLIEAVEDIGFEASV encoded by the coding sequence ATGGCAATTACATTAAAATTAGACAGTTTACATTGCGGCAACTGTGTTAAAAGCGTAGAAAAAGCGTTATCCGCTGTTGAAGGTGTGGAAAAAGTAAACGTAACGTTAGAACCACAACAAGCAATTATTGAAGGTAATGTTTCAGCACAAACCTTAATTGAAGCGGTTGAAGATATTGGGTTTGAGGCAAGTGTTTAA
- a CDS encoding heavy metal translocating P-type ATPase — protein sequence MSHSETQLLIGGMHCAACVRRVEKALLKVEGVNFASVNLADQTAFVEGNALPQNMLQAVEKIGFSAELLESEEERRIKQQAQTQATISHKKQQFIFALVGGFSIMAIGMLIGMNVNADNHLWWFVIAFLSLAIMFFSGRDFFKGAWTSLKNRSANMDTLVALSTGVAWLYSFGLLIFPQPSAHVYFEASVMIIGFINLGKYLELKAKQRSSLALEKLLDLAPKQAVIFEDNVAKTIPVKGIKPQMRIQALAGDRLAVDGVLESGNLWVDESMLTGEALPIEKKVGDKVRAGTLIQDGAGIYIAEQVGSQTALARVINAVRHAQSSKPPLAQFVDKIASVFVPVVASIALLSSLIWLALGQDFAFALAIFTTVLIIACPCALGLAIPLSTIAGVARSAEFGVLVRNIEALQASSEIDTLVFDKTGTLTTGKMQVTQMQTVGNVQADVVLSLAKSLEKHASHPIAKAIVNYAEQAADLDIEQVQIVKGLGISGYFDGHKVKIGNLKFMENAASQFDVSLEEHGTVVYISINEQATGYFAISDQLREESKAMIQQFQTNGYQCWMLTGDRQSTAEYFAQQLGLDGVIADVLPEQKAEKIQALQAGGKKVAMVGDGINDAPALAQANVGVVMQNGSEIAIETADLSLMQQGLAPLAQILPFSKRVLANMKQSLLGAFMYNVIAIPIAAGVLYPFTGTLLNPMIAAIAMTLSSITVVLNSQRLLR from the coding sequence ATGTCCCATTCTGAAACCCAACTTTTGATTGGCGGTATGCATTGTGCGGCTTGTGTTCGCCGGGTAGAAAAAGCATTACTGAAAGTCGAAGGTGTCAATTTTGCTTCCGTTAATCTTGCGGATCAAACCGCTTTTGTTGAGGGGAATGCGTTACCTCAAAATATGTTACAAGCGGTCGAAAAAATCGGATTTTCTGCAGAATTACTGGAGAGCGAGGAAGAACGCCGAATTAAACAACAAGCCCAAACACAAGCAACGATTTCCCATAAAAAACAGCAATTTATTTTTGCATTAGTGGGCGGTTTTTCCATTATGGCGATAGGTATGCTGATTGGTATGAATGTCAATGCCGATAATCACTTGTGGTGGTTCGTCATTGCTTTTCTCAGCCTTGCCATTATGTTTTTTAGCGGTAGAGATTTTTTCAAAGGCGCTTGGACAAGCCTGAAAAATCGTTCGGCAAATATGGATACCTTAGTTGCCTTAAGCACCGGTGTGGCGTGGCTTTACTCTTTCGGCTTGCTGATTTTCCCTCAACCTTCTGCGCACGTCTATTTTGAAGCAAGTGTAATGATCATTGGCTTTATCAATTTAGGTAAATATCTTGAACTAAAAGCCAAACAACGATCTTCACTCGCTTTAGAAAAATTGCTCGACTTAGCCCCAAAACAAGCGGTCATTTTTGAAGATAATGTTGCAAAAACTATTCCGGTAAAAGGCATTAAACCTCAAATGCGCATTCAAGCATTAGCAGGGGATCGCCTTGCCGTTGATGGTGTGCTGGAAAGCGGTAATCTTTGGGTTGATGAATCAATGCTCACGGGCGAAGCCTTGCCGATTGAGAAAAAAGTGGGCGATAAAGTTCGAGCCGGTACACTCATTCAAGATGGTGCAGGAATTTACATTGCCGAACAAGTTGGCTCTCAAACTGCATTAGCGCGGGTAATTAACGCTGTTCGCCACGCTCAAAGTAGTAAACCGCCATTGGCTCAGTTTGTCGATAAAATCGCCAGTGTTTTTGTACCTGTTGTGGCCAGTATTGCGCTACTCAGCAGCCTAATTTGGTTAGCATTAGGGCAAGATTTTGCCTTCGCACTTGCGATTTTTACAACGGTGCTGATCATTGCTTGCCCTTGTGCTCTCGGCTTAGCCATTCCACTTTCTACCATTGCCGGCGTGGCTCGTTCAGCTGAATTTGGTGTGCTTGTTCGAAATATCGAAGCGCTACAAGCAAGTAGTGAGATTGATACCCTTGTTTTTGATAAAACCGGCACGCTCACCACAGGAAAAATGCAAGTCACACAAATGCAAACCGTTGGAAATGTTCAAGCCGATGTTGTGCTCTCTTTAGCCAAAAGCTTAGAAAAACACGCATCCCACCCGATAGCCAAAGCGATTGTTAATTACGCTGAACAGGCGGCAGATCTTGATATTGAGCAAGTTCAAATTGTAAAAGGGCTAGGCATTAGCGGATATTTTGATGGTCATAAAGTTAAAATCGGTAATCTTAAATTTATGGAAAATGCTGCTTCTCAATTTGATGTTTCTCTAGAAGAACACGGCACCGTTGTTTACATCAGTATCAATGAACAGGCAACAGGTTATTTTGCAATTTCAGATCAACTACGAGAAGAGAGCAAAGCGATGATCCAGCAATTCCAAACCAATGGTTATCAATGCTGGATGCTTACCGGTGATCGCCAATCTACCGCAGAGTATTTTGCCCAACAATTAGGTTTAGATGGCGTAATTGCAGATGTGCTACCAGAGCAAAAAGCGGAGAAAATCCAAGCACTTCAAGCTGGAGGGAAAAAAGTAGCAATGGTAGGCGATGGTATCAATGATGCACCGGCACTTGCGCAAGCAAATGTGGGAGTGGTTATGCAAAATGGTTCTGAAATTGCAATCGAAACCGCAGATTTATCACTTATGCAGCAAGGACTAGCGCCTTTAGCCCAAATACTGCCATTCTCTAAACGTGTTTTGGCAAATATGAAGCAAAGTTTGCTGGGCGCATTTATGTACAATGTGATCGCAATCCCGATTGCAGCCGGCGTACTTTATCCTTTTACCGGCACACTGTTAAATCCAATGATTGCGGCAATTGCGATGACACTTTCGTCAATTACGGTCGTGTTAAATAGTCAAAGATTATTAAGATAG
- a CDS encoding SDR family NAD(P)-dependent oxidoreductase — MKTILITGCSSGIGYATAVLLKQQGWRVIASCRKAEDVQRLQQEGFECIQLDVTNSSQIVAAFEYINASGQLDAVFCNAGYGQPGCVEDIPREALREIFETNVFGVWEVMNHALKIFRRQDHGRILVTSSILGFAAMHYRGAYNATKFALEGMADTLRCELYGSNIYISLIEPGPIQSRFRPNSVEKLEKYIDVENSFLKHLNQSQYQRLTTKGNANPFALPASACAEACLQALNAEKPKARYQVTFPTKLFWWLRRILPTVLFDAMNRKFGG; from the coding sequence ATGAAAACGATCTTAATTACAGGCTGTTCTTCCGGTATTGGCTATGCGACAGCGGTGCTGCTAAAACAACAGGGCTGGCGAGTTATTGCCAGTTGCCGAAAAGCCGAAGATGTTCAAAGATTACAACAAGAAGGTTTTGAGTGTATTCAGCTTGATGTTACCAATTCAAGCCAAATTGTAGCAGCGTTTGAATATATCAATGCAAGCGGTCAATTAGATGCGGTTTTTTGCAATGCGGGCTACGGGCAACCGGGCTGTGTGGAAGATATTCCAAGAGAAGCATTACGAGAGATTTTTGAGACCAATGTTTTTGGCGTTTGGGAAGTGATGAACCACGCACTCAAAATCTTTCGCCGCCAAGATCACGGCAGAATTTTAGTTACCAGCAGTATTTTAGGATTTGCCGCAATGCACTATCGTGGCGCTTACAATGCCACAAAATTTGCCCTTGAAGGCATGGCGGATACTTTACGTTGTGAGCTATATGGCTCGAACATTTATATTAGCCTGATTGAACCGGGTCCTATTCAAAGCCGCTTCCGCCCTAATTCTGTTGAGAAGTTGGAAAAGTATATTGATGTGGAAAATTCCTTCTTAAAACACTTGAACCAATCGCAATATCAACGCTTAACCACCAAGGGTAATGCTAACCCCTTTGCTTTGCCGGCTTCAGCTTGTGCGGAGGCTTGCTTACAGGCACTTAATGCCGAAAAACCAAAAGCACGTTATCAAGTTACTTTCCCGACCAAATTATTTTGGTGGCTAAGACGTATTTTGCCAACAGTATTGTTTGATGCGATGAATCGTAAATTTGGTGGATAA
- a CDS encoding NAD(P)H nitroreductase, producing MEILDLLQRRRSNKQFGDIAPNEEQLQHILKAALRAPDHGKMKPYHFVVIEKSGMGKLREYLNAAAIEFEMDEKNAAKADKLSSQAPMVIGIVAKIDHQSPKVPAWEQIVTAGCATYAMQLAANAQGFETVWISKKWVEGTAIRHAFDCTEGDKIIGLLLIGSPKEDDGISLAREAEDPTSFVSFIR from the coding sequence ATGGAAATTTTAGATTTATTACAACGCCGCCGTTCTAATAAACAATTTGGCGATATTGCACCAAATGAAGAGCAGCTACAACATATTCTAAAAGCGGCTTTACGCGCGCCGGATCATGGAAAAATGAAGCCTTATCATTTCGTTGTGATTGAAAAAAGTGGTATGGGCAAATTACGTGAGTATTTAAATGCCGCCGCTATTGAATTTGAAATGGACGAAAAAAATGCGGCAAAAGCAGATAAGCTTTCTAGCCAAGCCCCAATGGTTATTGGTATTGTAGCGAAAATTGATCATCAATCGCCAAAAGTACCCGCTTGGGAGCAAATTGTTACTGCCGGTTGTGCAACCTATGCAATGCAATTAGCGGCTAATGCGCAAGGTTTTGAAACCGTTTGGATCAGTAAAAAATGGGTTGAAGGTACGGCAATTCGCCACGCTTTCGATTGTACTGAAGGCGATAAAATTATCGGGTTACTTCTTATCGGTTCGCCAAAAGAAGATGATGGTATTTCTTTGGCTCGAGAAGCTGAAGACCCAACAAGTTTTGTCAGTTTTATTCGTTAG